A DNA window from Elephas maximus indicus isolate mEleMax1 chromosome 17, mEleMax1 primary haplotype, whole genome shotgun sequence contains the following coding sequences:
- the LOC126060581 gene encoding olfactory receptor 145-like translates to MATGNGSFVTEFILMGLTDQPDLQLPLFFLFLGMYVITVLGNLGLITLIGLISHLHTPMYFFLFNLSFINLCYSSVFTPKMLMNFISKKNIISYKGCVTQLYFFLFLVISEGYVLTSMAYDRYVAICNSLLYNTAMPPKTCFNLIFGSYLLAFSGAMAHTACMLKLTFCDANTINHYFCDLPPLLQLSCTSIYVNELVVFVVAGINIILPSFTIFVSYGFILSSILCINSTEGRSKAFSTCSSHIITVSLFLGSSVFMYLKASSAGSMGEGKISSVFYTNVVPMMNPLIYSFRNKDVKLSLRKTLSRKKF, encoded by the coding sequence ATGGCTACTGGAAATGGCTCTTTCGTGACTGAATTCATTCTGATGGGATTAACAGACCAACCAGATCTACAACTCCCTTTGTTCTTCCTATTTCTAGGAATGTATGTAATCACTGTGTTGGGAAACTTGGGCTTGATAACTCTGATTGGCCTGATTTCTCaccttcacacccccatgtactttttcctctttaACTTGTCCTTCATAAACCTCTGttattcttctgtgtttacaCCAAAAATGCTAATGAACTTCATATCAAAGAAGAATATTATCTCCTACAAGGGGTGTGTGACCCAGctctactttttcctttttcttgtcaTTTCTGAAGGCTATGTGTTGACATcaatggcctatgatcgctatgtggccatctgtaattCACTTTTGTATAACACTGCCATGCCCCCTAAAACGTGTTTCAATCTTATTTTTGGTTCATACTTGTTAGCCTTTTCTGGTGCTATGGCTCACACTGCATGCATGCTGAAACTGACCTTCTGTGATGCCAACACCATCAACCATTACTTTTGCGACCTTCCCCCTCTGCTCCAGCTGTCCTGCACTAGTATCTATGTCAATGAGctggtggtttttgttgtggCAGGCATCAACATTATTTTGCCCAGTTTTACCATCTTTGTCTCTTATGGTTTCATTCTTTCTAGCATCCTCTGCATCAATTCTACTGAGGGCaggtccaaagccttcagtacCTGCAGCTCCCACATAATTACTGTTTCTCTGTTCCTTGGATCAAGTGTGTTTATGTATCTCAAAGCATCTTCTGCAGGATCTATGGGTGAGGGAAAAATCTCTTCTGTGTTTTACACCAATGTAGTTCCCATGATGAACCCCTTAATCTACAGCTTCAGAAACAAAGATGTTAAACTTTCTCTGAGGAAAACCCTGAGTAGGAAAAAGTTTTGA